ggagatcagctgaatggattccaaaagggTAACAATCAAATGTTTTAATCCTATTTTCAATAGTGTCCcattaaatgtcattttgaTAATCAAATATGAGTTTTAAGGGATTACATTTATTGACTACGGGGGACTTTAATAGAGAGCTACACAAACAACCTTTAGTCTTAATGATAATCTTATTTGTCAACCCAATTTCAGGTGTTTTTTAGCATGTTGGAAATTTACAACGAACAGGTAAGCATGCACACATGtctatctcatgttaatcttgattATAGTCATCCAGATAAGTTATGTTAAAACATGGTACTTCTGTGGCAAACTATACCATGCTCAGGTTATAGATCTCCTATCAAAGGCCAGCCGATCTTCTGGTGGTCTTCGGGTACGAGAGGACCAGCAGAGGGGTTTCTACGTGGAGTGTTTGAGGCGGGTGCCCTGTGACAATGCTGTACAGGTGGAGCAGCTGATGGAGCAGGGAACACGCACCCGAACCACTGTGGCCACGCACATGAACGCCAACAGCAGTCGCTCACACATGCTCATCATCGTCCAACTCAAGCAGGTGATACTGTACTGCAATCGATTTTTCTACATTTTCTACATGATCTTCAATGGTAAGGTGTGTCTGTTATTGCACCTGCAGATATTCTCAAAGGAGTGCACCACCAAACAATCTAACATTAACTTGGTGGACTTGGCTGGCAGCGAGAGAAAAAGGTCATCGGGGTCAGAAGCCGACAGGCTTAAGGAAGGGACAGCTATAAATCTCAGTTTAACAACCCTTGGAAATGTCATCAGGTCAGTGGATACACAATATATAACTTCTGTATAACATCTAAACACTATATAACCACTTTAATTTGGATAAGGACAAGCATCAAATAATCAGATTTGTGTTTGAAGTGCTATTCTGATTGTCTCAATAGTGCTTTAGCAGACATGGCTCTTGGGAAGAAGGTGGTTCATATTCCTTACAGGGACTCCATCCTTACCAGTGTTTCCCCTAGGTTTACATCTTGGGGGGGTATGTAtatacaggggttaaattgtaATTTGTTATGTGAGAGCCCTGTGTGGAGGGGTACtttgaggggtaacatgtttaatactggtgacagcaaagccactggtgtgtttcaatgacattctggacttctgataggatttgataagtttcagctttaaatctGTGTCAGAGGTTgacccaaaatattttaaaaagagtgTCTTAACTTTAAATGATGCAAGTCTATGAGTTTGAAgtatatccatttgttgcacatgtcattatgcacaattgatcaatcTTTGTAAGAAGTTAAAAGAATCAccctccttgaataattctaggcataagatgctACAACAAAAGACTTAATTATcagaaaaggtacaacacacagtactgcatcagcaacatgtcttaAAAATTAGCCATATAGATTCCCTATGCTGCTCAGCAGCTAGCAAAACAATCGTATAGTTAGGTTTGAtatgtgtaatcaaaatacattattttactaaacTTTACAATGACTTATATCCAGTGTTATACAGTTAACGATGAGTGACATACTTtagtcttctattaagttttctcaacgtgggcaccattcttacctctctctctctctctctctctctctctctctctctctctctctctctctctctctctctctctctctctctctctctctctctctctctctctctgttgcgCGTGTGCGTGTGGGTGTGGGTGGAGCGAGTGGAGCGTGGTTGTGAGAGCGAGTGTGCAGGTGCGTTTGCAAACTTTTTCCTACTTTTTTTTCTgtctatttgtttatatttgttaaGCTAGTTTGTTGAGTGTAATTAAGGACTGTTTGTGAGCGGGGCGCCGTGCCGCTTTCGTTTTACGCGAAAGTATGGGGGATGCAGGTGCGGTAGATTTAGAGTCACTTACTAGGCGTCATGGTGTGAAAGTAGCGTCCGCTACAAGTATAGAAGAATGTTGTTTAGCGGCAGGTAAAGTGGTGGGTTACGACTCTATTCTGTCGGCGTCCAGAATGAATAATGCCATTGTAATGTTTTTGAGTACAGTGGAAAAAGCTAATGATTTAGTGGAGCATGGGGTAGTATTAGACGATGTGTTTACCCCCGTGCTTCCACTTTCAATGCAGTCTAAGAAAGTGA
This is a stretch of genomic DNA from Misgurnus anguillicaudatus chromosome 7, ASM2758022v2, whole genome shotgun sequence. It encodes these proteins:
- the LOC141365218 gene encoding kinesin-like protein KIF28P, coding for MVGYGPNKGLIPTLCERLFQFFRSTQDSRQCQVFFSMLEIYNEQVIDLLSKASRSSGGLRVREDQQRGFYVECLRRVPCDNAVQVEQLMEQGTRTRTTVATHMNANSSRSHMLIIVQLKQIFSKECTTKQSNINLVDLAGSERKRSSGSEADRLKEGTAINLSLTTLGNVISALADMALGKKVVHIPYRDSILTSVSPRFTSWG